Genomic window (Capsicum annuum cultivar UCD-10X-F1 chromosome 10, UCD10Xv1.1, whole genome shotgun sequence):
NNNNNNNNNNNNNNNNNNNNNNNNNNNNNNNNNNNNNNNNNNNNNNNNNNNNNNNNNNNNNNNNNNNNNNNNNNNNNNNNNNNNNNNNNNNNNNNNNNNNNNNNNNNNNNNNNNNNNNNNNNNNNNNNNNNNNNNNNNNNNNNNNNNNNNNNNNNNNNNNNNNNNNNNNNNNNNNNNNNNNNNNNNNNNNNNNNNNNNNNNNNNNNNNNNNNNNNNNNNNNNNNNNNNNNNNNNNNNNNNNNNNNNNNNNNNNNNNNNNNNNNNNNNNNNNNNNNNNNNNNNNNNNNNNNNNNNNNNNNNNNNNNNNNNNNNNNNNNNNNNNNNNNNNNNNNNNNNNNNNNNNNNNNNNNNNNNNNNNNNNNNNNNNNNNNNNNNNNNNNNNNNNNNNNNNNNNNNNNNNNNNNNNNNNNNNNNNNNNNNNNNNNNNNNNNNNNNNNNNNNNNNNNNNNNNNNNNNNNNNNNNNNNNNNNNNNNNNNNNNNNNNNNNNNNNNNNNNNNNNNNNNNNNNNNNNNNNNNNNNNNNNNNNNNNNNNNNNNNNNNNNNNNNNNNNNNNNNNNNNNNNNNNNNNNNNNNNNNNNNNNNNNNNNNNNNNNNNNNNNNNNNNNNNNNNNNNNNNNNNNNNNNNNNNNNNNNNNNNNNNNNNNNNNNNNNNNNNNNNNNNNNNNNNNNNNNNNNNNNNNNNNNNNNNNNNNNNNNNNNNNNNNNNNNNNNNNNNNNNNNNNNNNNNNNNNNNNNNNNNNNNNNNNNNNNNNNNNNNNNNNNNNNNNNNNNNNNNNNNNNNNNNNNNNNNNNNNNNNNNNNNNNNNNNNNNNNNNNNNNNNNNNNNNNNNNNNNNNNNNNNNNNNNNNNNNNNNNNNNNNNNNNNNNNNNNNNNNNNNNNNNNNNNNNNNNNNNNNNNNNNNNNNNNNNNNNNNNNNNNNNNNNNNNNNNNNNNNNNNNNNNNNNNNNNNNNNNNNNNNNNNNNNNNNNNNNNNNNNNNNNNNNNNNNNNNNNNNNNNNNNNNNNNNNNNNNNNNNNNNNNNNNNNNNNNNNNNNNNNNNNNNNNNNNNNNNNNNNNNNNNNNNNNNNNNNNNNNNNNNNNNNNNNNNNNNNNNNNNNNNNNNNNNNNNNNNNNNNNNNNNNNNNNNNNNNNNNNNNNNNNNNNNNNNNNNNNNNNNNNNNNNNNNNNNNNNNNNNNNNNNNNNNNNNNNNNNNNNNNNNNNNNNNNNNNNNNNNNNNNNNNNNNNNNNNNNNNNNNNNNNNNNNNNNNNNNNNNNNNNAGTGCCAGAAAGATGCAACGACTTTTAGCTTCACGAATTTTGCTTCCAGAGacaaaataaaactaacacaACAAAACCAGAAATCTCTAAACGTGAAGTTGCTATAGCGAAATGAACATGACAGGCTATCTAGAATCATATAATTTACGAGGGCATACAGTGACAGAAGgccaattatttattttagaacgTCTTCAAACATAAATTTTGGCCTATTTTATGACCTCGTTAGAGGACGAGGTACCAGAGTTCAAAGATAAATAGAAACAGGACATGAGTTTCAGTAATGGCGTGCTACTTGCAGTTACAAGACCTCCGGGGTAACGTTTACTTGCACCCGACTTCCACATGTTCAGACAACGAGCATTTGCAGCatatctatcattttttttttttaaaaaaaagacagcAGCAGCAAGAAAAGAATTACCTGACGGAGAAAACCATCGAGAGTCCCTAGTTTCCCCATAGCCATTGCCATCTGACCCATGTAATTAGCAACATCTCCTGATGACCCTTCAGTGGCAGGAGATCCATTGGCTAACGTCTCCGCCAAAGATTGTTGCAACTGCTCCATACCTTGTGAGAGAGCATCTTCAGCTTGATGGGATGACTGCTGCAAGTTGTAAATGCCAGCTAACTGTTGCTCGGTCAGAGGCTCTAACTGAGTGACCAGAAGCTGCATTACCAGAACATTTCacgaaaaatgagaaaaatactaaaataatgaataattggTTGTAAAGAAACTTGTGTACCGCTTAGAAATAGCACTTTGAACTTATACCATACAATCATGACTTATTCAATTCTGCAAAGTGTTATCTACATTAGTAACTTGAGGTTCTTAATCTATCCACTTCTAGATGACGCATGAAAAACTGACACGAGAACAAAAGCAAATAGAATGTACAGCACTCGTATAATATTCCTGCACAAAATGCCATAAACATATTCCTGCACAAAATGCCGTAAACAGACGGAGTGAAAGCACATTAACATCAGATGCAGACATCAGATGCAGCAGGAAGTCTTCTAACATCATTGTAAAGATACGGCACTTcagcctaactcaaccccaaaagctagctcatgagggccCAATTCCATATAAGCAGACCACCCGTCCATTCCCAACCAATGTGAGACTCCGGCCCACTCTAACAATCAGCAAGCTGAAGAAGCTCAACAAACCTCATCCGGGATGGATAGAGATAACCACACAATTTATCCAAGCTGTTGCTAGGAATCAGGTTCGTTTAGAGATGCTACTATGCAGTGGACACAAGAAGAAAACTAAGAGCTTCAATACAACAATTGTAAGTCCATGCCATTTGAAGGAGAACCTCAGACCTTGTCTATCAAAGGTCAAGAGACTATAGTGAGGTGTTATAGAAGATAGTAACATAAAAATGCAATTGTAAGAAAACTAAGAGCTTCAATACAACAATTGTAAGTCCATGCCATTTGAAGGAGAACCTCAGACCTTGTCTATCAAAGGTCAAGAGACTATAGTGAGGTGTTATAGAAGGATAGTGACATAAAAATGCAATTGTACACTGCAGGGCACCTCATTCATTTGGAAAGTGAAACCACCCAATCTTTAGCAAGTATTCTTTATTTTCAGGAACGCAAATCAATGAAGTTCCACATACTACTAAGAATATATTAGTCCTGCTAATAATAGGACCTTTTCATACATGATCAAAAAGTATGACAGCTTCTTATAATACTAGACAGGGGACGTCTAGATGGGAAATGTGGAAGAACAGACGCAGAATTGCACACATATGAGAACAACAAGAGGTTACCTTAAGAAGTTCCGAGGGGCGGAAGCCACCAATCCACATAAAACACCGCTCGGCAGGGGTTTTCCACATCCCTGACAAGACATGGAATACGTCCGCCTTGGCTGCATTTCCTTTCACCCTAAAAACCTCATCAAAATGTGCAGTGACGTTATTCACAATACTTCGCAGTTCAGGGTCACTTGCATGTGAATTAACAGCGTTCCTCAACTCATTGATGTGCTTGTTGTGTTCTTCTAACCATCGACTATATTCTGCATCAAATGCTAAGGTCCCTGCAGAACGGCAGACTCTGAAAGGTTATCTTAGCACGAGGAAACAACTTTTTGAGTGCAACCAGAAACTAGACAAGTGGTTGAACATTATCTTATTAAAATAGCCAGCCTAATACAAAAAAGTGTTATATTAAACTGAATGCATAAAGCAGCAACTGACGCATTCATTATCTTTATCATAACAACCATCACAAGTGTGAGAATTATGAAGACCAAGTCCATGCACCTTGAGGACCCATTGGAAGCTGCAGTTCACTTTGTTCCTCAATTTCAAACGTAATGTCATCCACCGCGTATTGAATGCAGTTAATGAGGGAAAATCAAGAAAACTGAAGTTCTACTGTCCTCTTAAGTAGGAAAAACACATTATTTCAGCCTTATTTGCTTCCTAATCACAGACCACGCAACGCACAACATATGAGAGACGAACTGTTCCAGGAAAAGATGAAAAGTGCATACTGGACTAGTTTAAGATAGAGAGAGCCATCATGTATGAATATCTGTTTGACAGCAATATGGTGGACAATTTTCTTTCTAGTGAAACCAACATGATTTAGCTGATACAATAAAGAGTATTGGCAAACTTCAGCTGTTACACTAACATGACTTAACAACCCAATCCTAGCTCAATTTAGTATCAAGAAGTGATACTTCCTCAACAGATCTAGAAGAAGCCCAGCAAGTTTCTTGTTTGTTGAAATGAAAAAGGAAGTTAGTCACACAAGTTCAACGAGAAGAAAAAGGCATACCACTGGCACCCACTCCGTTTGATTGATCTCCCATGTTTGAAATGTACTTCCCCTTCAGTTGGACAAAAACCCAAAATAAGACAAGATTGTGGAACCTCCTCAGGTGGTCCTCCTGAAAGCACGTGAAAGGAAGAAGCCAATACCTGTTGACGTGCTCGCTGAAGGTCCTGTTCCAACTGCGATAACTTCAGACGGCTATTCTCCAGCTGTTGAACATATGCCTGCAGCATAAGAAAGTACCAAATTTTTCATTTAAAGACAGATGAGATATAATCAGCTAACATAATCTCTTCAGCATCTCGCATCGACGAAAAAGACAAAATAGTGAACCGGCTACAGGCTTATATTACACATCAAAAGGGGAAggggcaacaacaacaacaacatacccagagtgtggggtctggggagggcagagtgtacgcagaccataccactacctcaccACTACcacaggtgaagtagagaggctatttccgatagacccccggcttaggacagATAAAAAGGGGAAGGGGCGTTGTGGAaaaacaaaaggaggaaaatgagAGAAGAAAGGTTtacttttttcctcaatctactTTTCCTAGCAGCTTCACGGTTTTGTGCGAGTCTTCGTAATGTCTGAAAGCaatgataataaacaaaaagaatatcaGAAAGGAACATGAGTTTCCCTCTTCTAAGACTAAATAGTAAAACACGGACCTTCTGATCCAagactttttcttttgatttgtcACTGGAATCAGAAGCTGCAATAGTCCTGGATTGACCTGTCTCAATCTGCATAATGGAAAAGACTTTTCATACATGACTGAAATGTAAAAACAAAAACCGGATTATGACAAATATCATACTTTAAAGTAAAGAATTTATCCATAATTTCTCAAGCAAGCAATTACAAAAAAAGGttcacaaacaataaaaatcgcCCAGTTACTTGAGGAGAAACTTTCTGTTACATGTACAAACTGTTCAGTTCTAGTAATTACATATTTGTGAACCAAAAACTCAAGTATGAAATTTAAGTGATGAAACCTAGCCCATCAACCAATTATTGCTCAATAACAGCTAGTTTGGGATTGGTTAACAAAAATCCTCTATATCAATTCCACTTTTTCCATTTCTTTACAGTACaataaatatcttttattttggattaataaTTCAATAATACACCCTCCATCCATTTTATATATTTGACAGGTTGCAGAGTCGAGATATTAAATTTGACTTACCTGGAAATGGAAAAATAAAGACAAGATCGCTTGTCTCTTTCCCCTCTTCATAAATTTTTCAACCATTTCTCATAAATTctgttttttccttaaaaattataTCCATTTTTGGTGGTACTAGTCCCTGCATCAGTTTTTCGTTGCTAGATAATCTTCTTATAGAGTATTTCATCATCTGAAagcttttgaatttcaaatcaaaagaaaaacaCAAGCTCTTCTACTGAGAAGGACAATTAATGAACTGTGCTCGCTTCTTTTCCCGGTATTGCTCCATTAGTCTCCTCACCACATGGATGGCTTCCGTAGTAGATCGCCCCGACAtgaatccaaactggttctcagATATGGACAAACCACTCCTGTAATTGTTACAATTCTACGTCGCCCTTATTCTTGTACAATGGGAGCATTGTACACCACCTCCATTCTTCAGGCATCTTAGCTGTCTTAAAAATGACATTGAACAACTCAGTCAACCACTCCATACCTACTCCGCCTGAGCTCTTCCAAAACTCTACCGGGATCTCATTAGGTCCAGTCGCTCTCACCCTACACATCTTACTAATAGCGCGAGTCACTTCTTCAACCATAATACATCCACAATCCAAAATCCCAAGTCTCTTAAGAGTGCTCAAAATCCCCCAGCACACTAGCTCTATCACCTACTCGTTCAATAGTTTGTGAAAGTAGGCTTGCCATCTTTGCTTGATGAGCCTCTCATCCGCCAATACCTTACCGTCCTCATCATTGATGCATTTCACTTGATCCAGGTCTCGGGCCTTCCACTCCCTCGTCTTCACAAGCCTGTAAAGTTTCTTATCTCCGCCTTTGTCCCCTTGCTGCGTAGAGTCTTTCAAAAGCTACCGTTTTAGCTTCTGTGACCGCTTAGCCGTTGTTCTAGCCGTCTTATAGACCCCCTTATTCTCCCTCCTCTCTTCCTCGTCCCTGCATTCCACCCATTCACACTGAATGATTTCACCTCTTCAAACAAAGTTCAACTTCAAAACCACTGCTAGTGAAAATGGTTGCCAACAGATGGGGAAGATAACAAAAAGCAGTTTTGGGGACTGGACTTCACTTTTCACACGAGTTTAAGGGTTTGCAATCAACCTCGCTGACAGCTCAGCAAATGAGGAGAGATTCTCCAAATTTCGCACTTCTCTAACAGAAGACATACAATAGGCCAAATAGAACAAAATGAATCCAAATAAACATTTCATACTAGTTGGTTCGCCTATATAGCCCCTTCACTTCTCTATTACGTTTTATTCTTAGTCAAATCAACATTGATTCCCAGAGATCGCAAGTCTTTACAGACCAAAGAGAAATGGACTAAGAGAGGCTAAGCAATAAACCCAAAACAAGCAGAGTAAATTACCCGTTGATTTCTATCATCTCCATCCATGTCAGTTGAAGTATCAGTGCGAGAACCAGAATCGGCCAAGTTGGACTCGCCCCAATTCTCAGGATTAGAGGATACAGGAACTACACTTGATTGCAATTGTAATATCTGAGATCCCGGAGCAGCAGCAGACAAACTTGTATTTGAAGGGGCTAAATTCTACAAGATCAACAGAGAAAAAAAAGACATCAAAATTAGCTAAATACCTTGTCCTCTGCCTGTGGACATCTCTGGCAATACCAGATTTACAGTTTCTATTCTCTTTAGGAAGAAATGTAGAGAGAACAgtgtcatgattaccctattgATGGTTCCAGAGACGTCAAAGCCCACTGCTGGATTAGTTGCAGATGTTGAATTAAATAGGGGACCTAAACCAACAAGAAGACAACGAAGACATATTTCTCAATCAGATAACACGGGAAATGGTCAAATCTTCACTTTAAGTGAGACAAGTTTCTGGACAATTGTTGTACACATATAACAAAACAATAGCAAAGAAATGCGTGTTCTTTTTAAGTAAATCTAGCATTTCAACTACAGTTGGAATCAAGCTCAAGAATTTGAAACCACAGTTCTCTAATAAGGGGATCCAGACCAcctttcagtatcagtctaataGGTTTAATAATATCAAGAATTTGGAGAACAGCCATCCAGTTTATTAGATCATAACTTAGTTCTTTCACCCCGGAAGCTACATTGACAGACCAATTTGTCTGAAAAGCCCAAAGGAATAAAAATCCAATTATTCTACTCCTTCATGCTCTCAAAATTTTTTAGCTATTGTTTGCAATATCTTCACATTACATTTGATAGGTACTATCTTTACGTTACATCACGCCATAATCCGAAAATGACAAACGCAAAATTAGATGGTGGCAGTTATACATGCACAGAAATTAGGAAATAAGAGCAAATTGTGCATATGACTATCTGGCATTTAACTAATGAAGTCCGTGTTTTCGGCGTAATCTTTTTAACTATGCATATAGAACTAAACCCAAAATTTAAAACATGTGAAACATAACATTTTCTTAACACCGCTACTATTTCATGAAAAAGGTCACACGTCTTGCACCCATATAAGGACATAAAACCAATTCCCATTTGTTCATTAGTGCCAAATCCAACCTTCCTGTAATAGGAATACTAATTTAACTCTTATTTATGACAACTGTCCAACTAGGAAGACCCAGTTAAGATATATCAAGTATTTGGAACAATGAACATAGTCTTCCTAATTCACATTAGCTAATCCTATCTCAACATCCCAAAACATTATTTGCTTCATATACTATGTACTTGATTATATTTTCCAAAACCTATAGATATCTACATAGGAATATTATTTTTTCCGTACATTATCTATAAAGAGAATTCATACGTACCACATCAGACGAGGGTACTAATTTTACCTTCTTTATATGGTCTTCGGCAACTCTAACCTAATGAACTAGTTCCTGGGTAGAGTTATTCCCACGGTCCTTTCTTCTTAAACGTAGTATGATGCCAATCCCTTATGTTAAATTACCCAATGTTGGACCCTCATGTCCACATATCTCTATATAATCTGGAACTCTCACTAACGTTTGGAATAGAGTTAAGTTCAAAGCCCCACTTCTCTTACTATTCGACCGGACAAGGATAGAAAAGCAACAAGAAGTCCTATGACATGATCAGTCTCTTCAGCTCATTAAACTTTTCAGAGGTCTCAACTACTCTTGCAAATAAGATCCTCGGTAATGGTTATTTACAATGAGAGAGCCCAAATGCtcactaaaaatactaaagataaaCCATACCTAGTCCCGGCTGTAAATCCGTAATTTAAAGAAGGGTAAAACACACCAAGATTCTTTTATCAGGTGACAGATAGGAAAGAATAGCagaccaagaacattcaagattAGCAAAATACATACTTCGATTAGCATTAGAACCATCTCCAATACGGAATCCAAGATATTGCTCAAGCACCCCAAATTCAGACATTCGAGAAGTATTTGTATTGTTCCCTTCGGTGCCCCTGAAATCCAAAATAAACAGCCCAAAAATATTATTCAACGGGAATAAATTATTCGAGATGTCACCCTCCATATATAGCATATCAGCAATGACATATAACCATTCCAGATTTACGCTAACACAGTAATTATTCAGCAGGAACTCAGAGAAACAACTTAACTATGAAATGGTTAAAACATTCTTTGCTCTTTTTATTAATTTCCCTCGCTTCAAGGGACTAGCATAGGATTAGTAGAAATAGCTGATTTACCTAAACATTGGAATGGACAACCAGGAGTAAAGCCAGAAGGGCAGAAGGGGGTTCATTCGAATCCCCTTCAGAAAATAACATAGTATATAAAAGGACAAAATTATTTATGAATTCCTTTAAGAAAATCCTGCCTCTGCCACTATCAGCACCCTGCTGAATAAAAAGAGAGAGACTATCTAAAACTCATGGAGTCACACCTCTCCATTGGTAGAGGCAGGATTTTCTCCATGGGGTTCAAATGATGATGAAGTAAACACAAGAAGAAGCTAAAGAAGGTTCaacatttactatatatacataaaaaataaattgaatcaatGTATAAACAGTGTAATTTTCCGCAAAAAAGGGGTTTGGATGAACCTCTCGACCCTACCTAACTCCACCTCTGTTGATCTCTCCAAGCTAGAATTGCACTGTAGGTGACTTCTATTTATTTACATGAACAAAATAGAAAGATGTATGGCCTATTCCCTATAAcaagcaatttcaaaacttgaatcCTTCAACATAAACACAACAATAAACAATAATTCCCCATCTCCGATAAACTGAAACAAATTCAATACTTACAAATATGCAAACAACAAACTAAACTTtacatgaattaaaaaaaaaaggggatgTAAAGATATATACATGTGATTTGAAACTGGTATCTGAGAAATGAAACTTGGCACCGCAGAAGTACCAGTCTTACTGCCTTCTGTGCCAATTTTCACTAAACAGTTCAAAAATATGGAGAACTAAACACATGAAGAAGCTAAAGGGGTAcaacatttactatatatatacataaaaaaaaacaattttaatcAAGTATAAACAGTGTAATTTTCCGCCAAAAGGAGGTTAAATAAACCTCTCGGCCCTACATAGCTCCGTCCCTACTGATCTCTCCAAGCTAGAATTGCACTGTATGTAACTTCTACTCATTTATATGAACAAATAGAAAGATGTATGGCCTATAGCCCCTATAACTAGCAATTtcaacataaacatgagaataaacaCTAAACCCCACCCCACATAAAAGCTTAAACAGACCTTAGGCCTAACtgcaatttcaaaacttgaattcttCAACATAAACATAACAATAAACACTAATCCCCATCTCAGATAAACTTAAAACAAATTCTACACATACAAATAAGcaaaaaaaacaaactaaaattcacagatattaaatttaaaaaaggatGTTAAGAGGTATATACATGTGATTTGAAACTGGTATCTGAGAAATGAAACTTGGCATCCCAGAAAGTACCAATCTTCACAGCATCATCAAGAATCCACAACTTCAGttaacatacacacacaaaactTATATGAAGAACCACAAATATATAGTTTGACTAAAATACAAAAACTTCCAAAAACAACCGCTTAATCACTTTAACTAAGACTAAAACAACTTTAATACATCCACCGCTAAAATATACAAAAAGACAAAACTACACcattgaaatcaagaaaatcccAAACAGCTGTATATTAACCCCTCTTTACTAAAAAACACTGAAAAGGTCAAAACTTTAATTAAAACCAACCACCCCCTTTCATCAAAATGAGTAATTAATTAATACCCAGAAgctcaaattcataaaaaacacatcaagaaaatgctaattttttttatactatAATTTTCTTTTCTGTATACAAAAAACACTAAAAAGGTCAAAACTTTATTAAAACCCAACCACCCCCTTTCATCAAAATGAGTAACTAATTAATACCCAGAAGCTCAAATTCCTAAAACCACCTCaagaaaatactttttttatataCTATGATTTTCTGAAATCAAGATtcttttttaatacaaaaaacaCTAAAAAGGTCAAAACTTTAACAAAAACCAACTACCCCTATTaatcaaaatgagaaaataatgtaCCTAAAAGCTCAAATTGATAAAAACACCTCAAGAAAATACTAGTaatattttataacaatttttcTGTATCAAGACtcattttttaaacaaaattcaAAGAACCCAAgtatttattttactataattttgGTTTAATAgtactaaaataattattattattataattaaattattatttatattgtataTGGCCACGAAGAACGAGGGAAGGAGAGAGGAAGAAGACAGAGGTGACGTATATATCATTCCAAACTACGCTAGCCAACACGTCATTTTCAAAGtgaaccttttttttattttcaattttcaaaagccaccaataactatttttaataattaataattttttcgtTCGGTGTTCGATATTCACATTAAATTTCGTTTGATTCAAGTTCGTGATAAAAAATCTCATGCGAGAGTAAAGTGCTTCCTATTAAAAATGGCTTCGTATTAGCTCGAACCTGAAACCGTTATGAAGGAGGTCATTTGATTGGGAAAAAGTTATCAcgaaataattaatttcaaaattcattatctCATTATGTATATGAGATAATTTTTTCGTTCGGTATTCGATATTTCACATTGAAGTTCGATTGATTCATATTCGCGATAAAAAATCTCACGCGGAAGTAAAGTGCTTCCTATAAAAAATGGCTTTGTATTAGCTCGAACTTGAAACCATTATGAAGGAGGTCATTTGATTGGGAAAAAGTTACCactaaataattaatttcaaaattcattatctCACTATGTATATGAGATAATTTTTTCGTTCGGTATTCGATATTTCACATTGAAGTTCGATTGATTCATATTCGCGATAAAAAATCTCACGCGGGAGTAAAGTGCTTCCTATAAAAAATGGTTCGTATTAGCTCGAACCTGAAACCATTATGAAGGAGGTCATTTGATTGGGAAAGAGTTACCACGGAATAATTAATTTCGAAATTCGTTATCCATcatgtatatgagataacttatttcatcattatggtgtaaatggtgggataaataatttcgATACTAATTAATACCTTCAcgcaaaaatgagataaaataattattcattttatttcaaaactatTTAATTCTTACTGTCATTGAGATGTCATTATCCCaacattttgatattttgatcgtTGTAGTGGAATGCTTGAGATATCTTCGACCTTAGTGAGAAATTTTGAGTTCggattttgaatatgatttttttttattaaaagtatatcttttaaaaatagacCTTATAATAGCGCGAATGAGAATAATTGAATTATAATATGAATATAAGACAGATATGGAAATCTCGATTTAGCTCTTGGATGTGAAAAAGATCTCGTTAAAAAtatcaactttaaaaataaatcttATAATAGCATGATTTATAATTAATCGAACTCTAATATAAATATCGAATATAAagcaaaaacataagaaaaacacTTTTGATTTTTTGTACAATTATGGAATATTTTAATATTCCGAAATTATTTAGCGCACTTACATAACAAACAGTCGTAATTTGAGATTCTCCTTAGGAAGTCTTGGAAATTACACTAAACACCcactttgtttttttgttttcactTGCATCCCTTTATTTTGAAAGAGTTGCTTTTAAATTTTACGATTTATTGAGTACgtgtaggggtgttcatggtttggttaaaaatcaaaccaaaccgctAATCAAACCAAATCGATTAAGAAACCCAACATTTAGTtatgtttgatttggtttgatttaaaacttttaaaactaatacttatgtggtttggtttagattttactctaaaatagctgataaaataatcaaaccgaaccgataaaaaatttctctctatatatatatgtatgtatgtatgtatacacacacacatacatatgcatgtataaattatttatatattattcctaaataaaatataaatattttttatatttaaaattttaattattaatttaacttTAGTCATATGTCTCCATCTAAGTTAATGGTACGTTAtgaaattctatatgatttttgcactttgaatgacaaatgatactaattatgaaaattattttgttttctatGAGATTTTATAGGTGAGTTTTATTAGACAATAGATAATCACtagttttgaattttctttttggttcctattgagcaaaaaatatatatgtttaccttttggggtttattatatcattctcttatatgtagtttctaaGTTCATTTGTAGAAacgttcatatggtgttgttcatggTTTTACTTAAgtataacactaaattgacatcTTGGTTTCAGGATTGAGGAACAACACTCGGTTAACATCTCatattttggattgatttttttaaagaaaaatttcaacttttatcattaactaaagttataaaccgaaccgaactaaaccgaaagttatttttttgtgttggtttggtttggttttagaaatttaaaaactgacTAAGTTGGTTTGATTAtaattttgaccaataaccgacccaaaTCGATCCATGAACACGTCTACGTACATGCCTTGTATTCACCTTTTTTTTGGTTGTCCATCCGATGTCCAGTACCTGCATTAGAGCTCCACTAATTTAAATTCGCGCGGGGTAGGACCCCATTCGAGGGGTAGCGCTGCCAACATCTGTTTATAAAGTTTGTAATTGTTATCTTTGTTTTAAGCATA
Coding sequences:
- the LOC107843777 gene encoding TGACG-sequence-specific DNA-binding protein TGA-2.1 (The RefSeq protein has 1 substitution and aligns at 88% coverage compared to this genomic sequence): MPSFISQIPVSNHMGTEGNNTNTSRMSEFGVLEQYLGFRIGDGSNANRSPLFNSTSATNPAVGFDVSGTINRNLAPSNTSLSAAAPGSQILQLQSSVVPVSSNPENWGESNLADSGSRTDTSTDMDGDDRNQRIETGQSRTIAASDSSDKSKEKVLDQKTLRRLAQNREAARKSRLRKKAYVQQLENSRLKLSQLEQDLQRARQQGKYISNMGDQSNGVGASGTLAFDAEYSRWLEEHNKHINELRNAVNSHASDPELRSIVNNVTAHFDEVFRVKGNAAKADVFHVLSGMWKTPAERCFMWIGGFRPSELLKLLVTRLEPLTEQQLAGIYNLQQSSHQAEDALSQGMEQLQQSLAETLANGSPATEGSSGDVANYMGQMAMAMGKLGTLDGFLRQADSLRQQTLQQMHRILTTRQSARALLAINEYFSRLRVLSSLWLARPREQ